A single window of Hyla sarda isolate aHylSar1 chromosome 2, aHylSar1.hap1, whole genome shotgun sequence DNA harbors:
- the LOC130357407 gene encoding posterior protein-like → MELVEKFVEKHASAKYQTCADGSLGDQFLALRMQCQEYNGNIGCKKNSKKWKKEKLGNEILLLMKIREIAEEKETKWQNERCQMKESLDKIAESVLEISAESSNELRNLKAEIEELTERNKGLVELAERYEFKVGSNRSHLLSLENKISQMEVMIADLEGQLSKVRSQLVSQEQHIRSLTLHKCEATNICTISSIDGGEVTGMVADSPPALTIQDRLHLCKVIGDCNTSESPITLSNRFEAVVKQYHLDNKDAWSLLRAWLPGTLAAQLTSAHIDNDCRGAEFRRKELQHVLGGRDIRGEDALRKLRFRRCDDPVMFCNDYLSLYKSIYDCPEMSQDDTNFLYSMANRCNVDYSTRLALRNTNSHEKFINILRDWCEGSGDRNETPENISVVHRPRRKWWVRYCYKCGRPGHIKRYCETSNVHPEPIDHSSQQEVSSIQPEGENTTQNKEVTQRCEEMGDMETNPVTFASKSPTKQSPNVNKVETKKQKDTSPCEQQKAGINIPILTTIVM, encoded by the exons ATGGAACTTGTGGAGAAGTTTGTGGAGAAGCATGCCTCTGCTAAGTACCAGACATGTGCAGATGGATCTCTGGGAGATCAGTTTTTGGCATTGAGGATGCAGTGCCAGGAGTATAATGGTAACATTGGTTGTAAAAAGAATAGCAAGAAGTGGAAGAAAGAAAAGTTAGGTAATGAAATCTTATTGCTTATGAAAATTAGGGAGATAGCGGAAGAGAAGGAGACCAAGTGGCAGAATGAGAGGTGTCAGATGAAAGAGAGTTTAGATAAGATTGCAGAGTCTGTTCTTGAAATTTCAGCAGAGTCCAGTAATGAATTGAGAAATTTAAAGGCAGAAATAGAGGAATTAACCGAAAGAAACAAAGGGCTGGTGGAGTTGGCAGAGAGGTATGAGTTTAAGGTTGGCTCTAACAGGTCCCATTTATTGTCTTTAGAGAATAAGATTAGTCAGATGGAGGTGATGATAGCTGATTTAGAAGGGCAGCTGTCTAAAGTAAGATCCCAGCTAGTCAGCCAAGAGCAGCACATCCGGTCCCTTACATTGCATAAATGTGAAGCAACAAATATCTGCACAATCTCATCTATAGATGGGGGCGAGGTAACAGGCATGGTAGCTGATAGTCCTCCAGCTTTGACCATCCAGGACAGACTCCATTTGTGTAAAGTTATTGGAGACTGTAATACAAGCGAATCACCCATAACTTTATCCAATAGGTTTGAAGCTGTAGTGAAGCAGTATCACCTAGATAACAAAGATGCCTGGTCTCTGCTCCGAGCTTGGCTTCCAGGGACACTGGCAGCGCAGTTAACATCTGCCCACATAGATAATGACTGTAGAGGTGCAGAATTCCGGAGGAAGGAGCTGCAGCATGTTTTGGGTGGGCGAGACATTAGGGGTGAAGATGCCCTAAGAAAATTGCGGTTCAGGCGATGTGATGATCCGGTCATGTTTTGTAATGATTATCTCTCCCTATATAAGTCTATTTATGACTGCCCAGAAATGTCTCAGGATGATACCAATTTCCTCTATTCCATGGCGAATAGATGTAATGTAGATTACAGCACGAGATTGGCGCTGAGAAATACCAACTCCCATGAGAAATTTATCAATATTTTGAGGGACTGGTGTGAAGGGTCTGGAGACAGGAATGAGACACCCGAAAACATATCTGTTGTGCATAGACCTAGGAGGAAATGGTGGGTTAGATATTGTTACAAATGTGGGAGACCAGGACATATTAAAAGATATTGTGAGACATCTAATGTGCACCCTGAGCCTATAGACCATTCATCACAGCAGGAGGTTAGCAGCATTCAGCCAGAGGGGGAGAATACCACCCAGAATAAAGAGGTCACACAAAGGTGTGAAGAGATGGGTGATATGGAGACTAACCCTGTTACATTTGCATCAAAATCCCCAACAAAACAGTCGCCTAATGTGAATAAAGTAGAGACAAAGAAACAGAAAGACACATCCCCTTGTGAACAGCAAAAGGCAGGCATTAATATCCCAAT ACTGACCACCATTGTCATGTGA